TTCGATCCAAGTACTGGACCTGCCTCTCTGAAGTTAGGCTTCAAATTGAAGTTCATATAGTCTTTAAGGTCGTCCGAGAATATGACCTCTTTTACGTTCAGCTCCTCCATCACAAGCGGAGCAAGGTCAGATATAAGCTCTCTGTACTTTCCGTCTATAAGCACCTTCTGTATAGGCTGTCTTACCTTTATCTTCTCGGCCTCTCTTGAAGCTCTTCCAAGCTTCACAAGGTCCCTTACAAGGTCCATTCTCTCCTCTATCCTTGTGTCTACAAGAGAGCTGTCTGAAACAGGGTACTCGCTTAGGTGAACCGACTTCTCTCCAGTGAGGTTCTGGTATAGCTCTTCCGAGATATAAGGCACGAAAGGCGCTATCATCTTGGAAACTCCCACCATTATCTCGTAAGTCGTGTTGTATACCGACTTCTTGTCTTCGTTCAGCTCCGGCTCCCAGAACCTTCTTCTAGATCTTCTTATATACCAGTTTGAAAGGTCTTCGTTTACAAAGTCCTGTATCCTTCTGACCACTTTTGTCATGTCGAAAACTTCTAGCGACTTTTCAACCTCTGAAAGCAGCGACTGGTACTTTGAGATTATCCATCTGTCAAGCTCAGGTCTCTCTTCCACAGGTATGTTGAACTCCCTAGGGTTTATGCCGTCAGTGTTCGCGTAAAGCGTGAAGAAATTGTACACGTTCTTTATAGTCACAAAGAACTTGCTGACCACTTCTTTGAGGCCGTCTTCGTCGAATCTAGTAGGCGTCCAAGGTGGCGACACGTACAGCAGGTACCATCTGAGGGCGTCCGCTCCGTACTTGTCGAAAAGCTCGAAAGGATCTACAGTGTTTCCTCTCGACTTCGACATCTTCTTGCCTTCCTTGTCCAGTATAAGGTCGTTTACAAGCACTTTCTTGTAAGGAGCCTTGCCTGTGACGAAGGTAGAAACTGCAAGCAGCGAGTAGAACCATCCTCTAGTCTGGTCTATTCCCTCGCAGATAAAGTCCGCCGGGAACTGCTCTTCGAATTCTTCTACATTTTCAAAAGGATAATGCTGCTGCGCAAAAGGCATCGACCCGCTGTCGAACCAGCAGTCTATTACGTCTGTAACCCTAGTCATAGTCTCTCCACACTTTTCGCACTTAAAGTGGATGTCGTCTACATGTGGTCTGTGAAGCTCTATAGTCTCAGGATTTACATCCTCTATCGCCTTCTTGGCAAGCTCTTCCCTAGATCCCACGCTCTCAAGGTGGCCGCAACCACATCTCCATATGTTCAGCGGTGTTCCCCAGTATCTGCTTCTTGAGATTGCCCAGTCGTTCAGGTTCTCAAGCCAATTTCCGAATCTCTTCTCTCCCACGTAGTCCGGGAACCACTCTACCCCGTTGTTGTTCTCTATGAGCTTGTCCTTAAGCCTTGTCATCTCTATATACCAGCTAGGCTTTGCGTAGTAGAGAAGAGGAGTCTTACATCTCCAGCAGTGTGGGTAGTTGTGCGCTATCTTCTCTTTCTTGAACAGCTTCCCTTCAGCGTGAAGCCACTTTATTATCTCTATGTCGGCGTCCATTACGAACATGCCCTTCCAAGGAGTGTCCACGTACTTTCCATCCTCGTCTACAGGCTGAAGCACCGGCAGGTCGTATTTTCTTCCCACGTTGTAGTCGTCCTCTCCAAAGGCAGGTGCTATATGGACTATCCCAGTACCGTCCTCGGTAGTTACATAGTCTGCAAGCGTCACGAAGAAGGCCTTCTTGTCAGGCACTACGAAAGGCATAAGCTGCTCGTACTCTATCCCCTCTAGCTCAGATCCTTTCATCTCTTCAAGCACACTGTATTCAGCGTCTCCGAACACTCTGCCAGCCAGGTTCTTCTCTACATAGTAGACTGTCCCCTCCGATTCGGCCTTTACGTAAGTCTCGTTTGGATTTACGGCAAGCGCCACATTTGAAGCAAGCGTCCAAGGAGTAGTTGTCCATACAAGGAAGTACTCGTCGGCGCCAGCTCTTTTGAACTTGGCTATTACAGTGTTCGTCTTTATCTCCTCATACCCCTGCGCAACCTCATGCGAGGCAAGCCCTGTACCGCATCTAGAGCAGTATGGCAGTATCTTGTGTCCTTCGTATATATAGTCCTCTTTAAAGAACTTGTCGAGTATCCACCAAACAGACTCTATATAGTTGTTGTCCAGCGTTATATAAG
This Andreesenia angusta DNA region includes the following protein-coding sequences:
- the ileS gene encoding isoleucine--tRNA ligase — encoded protein: MKTFKELSGSSIKETEKHISDFWSEIDLLKESVEIRKDAKPFVFYEGPPTANGKPGIHHVIARTLKDSVCRHKTMQGYKVKRKAGWDTHGLPVEIEVEKQLNLKDKHDIEAYGIDKFNEKCKESVFKYESLWREMTERMAYLVDLEKPYITLDNNYIESVWWILDKFFKEDYIYEGHKILPYCSRCGTGLASHEVAQGYEEIKTNTVIAKFKRAGADEYFLVWTTTPWTLASNVALAVNPNETYVKAESEGTVYYVEKNLAGRVFGDAEYSVLEEMKGSELEGIEYEQLMPFVVPDKKAFFVTLADYVTTEDGTGIVHIAPAFGEDDYNVGRKYDLPVLQPVDEDGKYVDTPWKGMFVMDADIEIIKWLHAEGKLFKKEKIAHNYPHCWRCKTPLLYYAKPSWYIEMTRLKDKLIENNNGVEWFPDYVGEKRFGNWLENLNDWAISRSRYWGTPLNIWRCGCGHLESVGSREELAKKAIEDVNPETIELHRPHVDDIHFKCEKCGETMTRVTDVIDCWFDSGSMPFAQQHYPFENVEEFEEQFPADFICEGIDQTRGWFYSLLAVSTFVTGKAPYKKVLVNDLILDKEGKKMSKSRGNTVDPFELFDKYGADALRWYLLYVSPPWTPTRFDEDGLKEVVSKFFVTIKNVYNFFTLYANTDGINPREFNIPVEERPELDRWIISKYQSLLSEVEKSLEVFDMTKVVRRIQDFVNEDLSNWYIRRSRRRFWEPELNEDKKSVYNTTYEIMVGVSKMIAPFVPYISEELYQNLTGEKSVHLSEYPVSDSSLVDTRIEERMDLVRDLVKLGRASREAEKIKVRQPIQKVLIDGKYRELISDLAPLVMEELNVKEVIFSDDLKDYMNFNLKPNFREAGPVLGSKIKLFGKALSELDASSVVPVIESGGSVTVDLDGEDFVVDSSLVSVNIESKEGFNVTMENNLFIILDTVLNEELLNEGYAREFISKIQQMRKSNGYEMMDNIEIVYCGTEAIDKAIEIHSEYIKSETLAASISKVDDETIEKTQLNDQEAGISIKRI